The Schistocerca gregaria isolate iqSchGreg1 chromosome 4, iqSchGreg1.2, whole genome shotgun sequence genome contains a region encoding:
- the LOC126267641 gene encoding uncharacterized protein LOC126267641, which translates to MQRSMVVLAVALLTSATFLLCAGTSEVLLDSTDHHWDTQDCETEKHSEIFSRHKRNILVAYFDKWYQPDVQDSGDYCKALFLDGVEERLYKSDAGKIIPTAETPRLDLVQSESRHSAVSRIDRSHVRPGVWFGPRVGRRLPEPDTPFGPRTGRSTPAPGTWFGPRVGRSNPDSGTWFGPRIGRSNPDPRTWFGPRIGRSNPDPGTWLGPRIGRSNPDAGTWFGPRIGRSNPDSGTWFGPRIGRSNPDPRTWFGPRIGRSNPDPRTWFGPRIGRSNPDAGTWLGPRIGRSNPDAGTWFGPRIGRSSPVPGTCFGPRVGRADGEQGSPFGPQVGHSHAEPGKLVGPRVDPSRHEPWM; encoded by the coding sequence ATGCAGAGGAGCATGGTCGTCTTAGCTGTAGCTCTCTTGACTTCAGCAACTTTTCTCTTGTGTGCCGGAACTTCAGAGGTATTACTCGATTCAACCGATCATCATTGGGACACCCAAGATTGTGAAACAGAGaaacattctgaaatattttcGCGCCACAAAAGGAAtatcttagtagcatacttcgaTAAATGGTATCAACCAGACGTTCAAGATAGCGGGGACTACTGTAAAGCCTTATTTCTAGATGGCGTGGAAGAACGTCTCTATAAATCGGACGCTGGAAAGATTATTCCTACAGCAGAAACGCCTCGTCTTGATTTGGTGCAAAGTGAATCACGGCACTCAGCAGTATCGCGTATCGATCGTAGTCACGTCAGACCTGGAGTGTGGTTTGGACCACGTGTAGGACGACGCCTTCCAGAGCCTGATACACCGTTTGGACCTCGTACTGGACGAAGCACTCCTGCTCCTGGTACGTGGTTTGGCCCCCGTGTTGGACGCAGCAATCCTGATTCTGGCACATGGTTTGGCCCTCGTATTGGACGCAGCAACCCTGATCCTCGTACATGGTTTGGTCCTCGTATAGGACGCAGCAATCCTGATCCTGGCACATGGTTGGGCCCTCGTATTGGACGCAGCAATCCTGATGCTGGCACATGGTTTGGCCCTCGTATTGGACGCAGCAATCCTGATTCTGGCACATGGTTTGGCCCTCGTATTGGACGCAGCAACCCTGATCCTCGTACATGGTTTGGTCCTCGTATTGGACGCAGCAACCCTGATCCTCGTACATGGTTTGGTCCTCGTATAGGACGCAGCAATCCTGATGCTGGCACATGGTTGGGCCCTCGTATTGGACGCAGCAATCCTGATGCTGGCACATGGTTTGGCCCTCGTATTGGACGCAGCAGTCCTGTTCCTGGTACATGCTTTGGACCACGAGTTGGACGTGCCGATGGAGAACAAGGGTCGCCGTTCGGACCGCAAGTTGGTCACAGCCATGCAGAACCAGGGAAATTGGTTGGACCTCGTGTTGACCCTAGCCGTCATGAACCATGGATGTAG